One part of the [Synechococcus] sp. NIES-970 genome encodes these proteins:
- the scpA gene encoding segregation and condensation protein A: MATQPQAAIATLIELAQQGEIDPWDVQVIDVIDQFLSELGLAGDTDQLLKEADLPQSGQTFLWASKLVLLKADTLESLTAIEAEVQEEDFYEDWAETDTARLPLKLESRLRRRASAPPPKRRRVTLQEFIEQIQQIANEIEDHTPKKRLKTPRKLSNKAAIKQITQLAHDENLTELAAQLEQFFQIQMPPDPEIPVVFELDELIRQWLAYKKEHEFFPQEITAKQHRHEKVGIFWALLLLSAQSKVELRQDDFYAPVLVRPLYRMAIAPNTHC, from the coding sequence ATGGCTACCCAACCCCAAGCGGCGATCGCCACTCTTATCGAACTGGCCCAACAGGGGGAGATTGATCCCTGGGATGTGCAGGTTATCGATGTCATTGATCAATTTCTCAGTGAATTAGGCCTCGCAGGGGATACGGACCAACTCCTTAAAGAAGCCGACCTGCCCCAATCGGGCCAGACTTTTTTGTGGGCATCTAAGCTTGTGCTCCTCAAGGCCGATACCCTCGAAAGTCTGACGGCGATCGAAGCAGAAGTTCAAGAAGAAGATTTCTATGAAGACTGGGCCGAAACAGACACGGCCCGACTCCCACTCAAACTCGAAAGCCGGCTGCGGCGGCGCGCCTCTGCACCGCCCCCAAAAAGACGCCGGGTCACCCTCCAGGAATTCATTGAGCAGATCCAGCAGATCGCCAATGAGATCGAAGATCACACGCCGAAAAAACGCCTAAAAACACCGCGTAAATTATCAAACAAGGCTGCCATTAAACAAATTACCCAATTGGCCCACGATGAAAATTTAACAGAGCTGGCTGCGCAATTGGAGCAATTTTTTCAAATTCAAATGCCCCCTGACCCAGAAATACCCGTGGTATTTGAATTGGATGAGTTGATTCGGCAATGGCTTGCCTACAAAAAAGAACATGAATTTTTTCCCCAAGAAATCACCGCTAAGCAGCATCGTCACGAAAAAGTTGGGATTTTTTGGGCGCTACTGCTGCTCTCGGCTCAATCTAAGGTGGAGCTCCGCCAGGATGATTTTTATGCGCCAGTCTTGGTGCGTCCTCTCTATCGGATGGCGATCGCCCCCAATACTCATTGTTAG
- a CDS encoding hypothetical protein (conserved hypothetical protein): MAFSNSEFEQAIAQVETDLVTLKARYLEIQTAQTRIANLKAEQAALQAESEATQKQASLKTELHLIADEIAKLELQLESHLLRWQEPFWQIIRFTGAGILLGWLLKSLVA; this comes from the coding sequence ATGGCGTTTTCTAACTCTGAATTTGAGCAGGCGATCGCCCAAGTGGAAACAGACCTTGTGACCCTCAAAGCCCGCTATCTAGAGATTCAAACGGCCCAGACCCGGATTGCCAATCTCAAGGCAGAACAAGCCGCCCTACAAGCAGAATCCGAAGCAACCCAAAAACAAGCCTCCCTAAAGACCGAATTGCACCTCATTGCCGACGAAATTGCAAAGCTAGAATTGCAACTTGAAAGCCATCTCCTCCGGTGGCAAGAGCCCTTCTGGCAAATCATACGCTTTACCGGAGCCGGAATCCTCTTGGGTTGGCTGCTCAAATCCCTGGTGGCATAG
- a CDS encoding hypothetical protein (conserved hypothetical protein), translating into MALGLLGLAASGVVAQVPPDIVVDTDPNASGTSGTVVNNPGDRRFVCQYNQGQYTVMYQPESRQGEMYSWAVPRAMGGGWSADRRCEEIARRLEMYRDDGLVELTTSRENGYDIVCVNTERNPTCQIVFTVPQGQNAIATRNQVFENLLNADSGLQTQGVNTFLGTGSSLNSLLGQLQGLLGGNSPRPVAQSNLSGGISLKPFLDPSDGGTGEYLTQNRGTTTSPNSTNNGLRLNTDALR; encoded by the coding sequence ATGGCCCTCGGCCTGTTAGGGTTGGCCGCTAGTGGCGTGGTCGCTCAAGTTCCCCCCGATATTGTTGTCGATACAGACCCTAACGCTAGTGGTACATCTGGGACAGTCGTGAACAATCCAGGCGATCGCCGTTTTGTCTGCCAGTACAACCAGGGGCAATACACCGTGATGTATCAGCCCGAAAGTCGCCAGGGAGAAATGTATTCCTGGGCTGTCCCCCGGGCCATGGGCGGCGGTTGGAGTGCCGATCGCCGTTGCGAAGAAATTGCCCGACGCTTAGAAATGTACCGGGATGACGGTTTAGTCGAATTAACCACTAGCCGCGAAAATGGCTATGACATTGTTTGTGTCAACACTGAGCGGAATCCGACCTGTCAAATTGTCTTCACGGTTCCCCAAGGACAAAATGCGATCGCCACTCGCAATCAAGTCTTTGAAAATCTCCTCAATGCCGATAGTGGCCTCCAAACCCAGGGGGTGAATACTTTCCTCGGTACTGGCTCCTCTCTCAATAGCCTGCTCGGACAACTCCAAGGTCTTCTGGGCGGCAATTCCCCCAGACCGGTGGCCCAAAGCAATCTTTCCGGCGGCATTAGCCTCAAGCCTTTCCTTGATCCCTCCGATGGTGGTACAGGGGAGTATTTAACTCAAAATCGAGGGACGACAACTAGCCCTAATTCAACGAATAACGGTCTGAGACTTAATACCGATGCACTCCGTTAA
- a CDS encoding hypothetical protein (conserved hypothetical protein), giving the protein MAHSFLLEAGRWTLNGSWIERNHSPIAMRGKTIVAWGPNNWFTMVTKLAFQDGDRPEISYQYKGRLDSGEQQYTYVLQQSILGRVEGEGWVGPESIVQRYWVLGDRQRRSGFETFYQINDNEYRYSGGILAGHYLTSTIEGTLLRQL; this is encoded by the coding sequence GTGGCCCATAGTTTTTTGTTGGAAGCAGGTCGCTGGACATTAAACGGCAGTTGGATTGAGCGAAATCACTCACCCATTGCAATGCGGGGTAAGACCATTGTGGCTTGGGGGCCAAATAACTGGTTTACGATGGTGACAAAGTTAGCGTTTCAAGATGGCGATCGCCCAGAAATATCCTATCAATATAAAGGACGCCTAGACAGTGGGGAACAACAATATACCTATGTGTTGCAACAGAGCATCCTCGGGCGCGTGGAAGGGGAAGGCTGGGTTGGCCCAGAATCGATCGTTCAGCGTTATTGGGTACTGGGCGATCGCCAACGGCGCAGCGGCTTTGAAACGTTTTACCAAATTAATGATAACGAGTACCGCTATTCTGGGGGGATCCTCGCTGGCCATTACCTGACCAGCACCATTGAAGGGACTCTCCTGCGACAACTTTAA
- the spkA gene encoding Ser/Thr protein kinase SpkA — MTTDPNVNRLLAGRYRLVDLVGQGAMGRVYRGEDTVLGGVTVAVKFLSQTLLNDKMRQRFEREATICALLSEKSIHIVRVKDYGVDDQDVPFYVMEYLEGESLSDVVAHSTMALPRFFGVVRQVCLGMEAAHQGITFKGEQCSIIHRDIKPSNILIMQDASLGELVKVLDFGIARLSQAGAAQTQSFMGTLAYCSPEQMEGKELDQRSDIYSLGITMYEMLTGDMPIMPENNSFGGWYRAHHDTPPIPFDKSLRIPDPLAEIIMCCMAKNPRDRPQTVHNIWQAMAPIAKYYEQQQAETKRSFFTTSQNLQQQNYQTTTPVAGPNDRTRITSSTATPTFQGATVSRQGTPTEKLGTTFTEAICADQAWPADKPQSKIVFPRILPAEPTAIASLWAMLDGQELSKRRFDTRYNQFLFIEAPHPMLLWITVLYNSTEGARWLPCYLDLKTAIGQQMARLLARQGNYRILLFALGHPQRYFHITQATISLKQREQLNRWADIGQKTPASNPAVSKQSLKQEYEKSKGKILMKLAASRTNSNLGGF, encoded by the coding sequence ATGACTACAGATCCCAACGTCAATCGTCTTCTTGCTGGCCGTTATCGCCTGGTGGACCTCGTCGGCCAAGGAGCAATGGGGCGCGTTTATCGGGGTGAAGACACTGTCTTAGGGGGAGTTACCGTCGCCGTTAAATTTTTATCGCAAACCCTCCTCAACGACAAAATGCGCCAGCGTTTTGAGCGGGAGGCGACCATCTGTGCCCTCCTCAGCGAAAAAAGCATTCACATTGTGCGGGTCAAAGACTATGGCGTTGATGACCAAGATGTGCCGTTCTATGTGATGGAATACCTCGAAGGGGAAAGTCTCAGTGATGTCGTTGCGCACTCGACCATGGCCCTGCCTCGCTTTTTTGGGGTTGTGCGTCAGGTTTGCTTAGGAATGGAAGCTGCTCACCAAGGGATTACCTTTAAGGGAGAACAATGTTCAATCATTCACCGAGATATTAAACCCAGTAATATTCTGATTATGCAGGATGCCTCCCTGGGGGAGTTGGTAAAGGTACTTGATTTTGGGATTGCTCGGTTAAGTCAAGCTGGGGCAGCCCAGACCCAGTCTTTCATGGGAACTTTGGCCTATTGTTCTCCGGAGCAAATGGAGGGGAAAGAGCTGGATCAGCGCTCAGACATCTACAGCCTCGGGATCACGATGTATGAGATGCTGACGGGGGATATGCCCATCATGCCGGAGAACAATTCTTTTGGGGGTTGGTACCGAGCCCACCATGACACGCCGCCAATTCCTTTTGATAAGAGCTTACGGATTCCTGATCCCCTAGCGGAAATCATCATGTGCTGCATGGCAAAAAATCCGCGCGATCGCCCCCAGACCGTACATAACATTTGGCAAGCCATGGCTCCCATCGCTAAATATTATGAGCAGCAGCAAGCGGAGACAAAACGGTCTTTTTTCACGACATCCCAAAATTTACAACAGCAAAACTACCAGACAACAACACCAGTCGCTGGTCCCAATGACCGGACCCGAATTACCAGTTCAACGGCAACACCGACCTTCCAGGGGGCAACGGTCAGCCGCCAGGGTACGCCCACAGAAAAACTGGGCACAACCTTTACTGAGGCTATTTGTGCTGATCAAGCCTGGCCTGCAGACAAACCCCAAAGTAAGATTGTTTTCCCCCGGATTCTTCCAGCAGAACCCACGGCGATCGCCAGTTTATGGGCCATGCTCGATGGACAAGAACTAAGCAAACGCCGTTTTGATACCCGCTACAATCAATTTCTCTTCATTGAAGCACCCCACCCAATGTTGCTGTGGATCACGGTGCTTTATAACAGTACGGAAGGAGCCCGTTGGCTACCTTGTTATCTAGATCTAAAAACGGCGATCGGCCAACAAATGGCTCGTCTTTTAGCGCGTCAAGGAAACTACCGCATTTTATTGTTTGCTTTAGGACATCCCCAACGATATTTTCACATTACCCAGGCGACGATTTCTCTGAAGCAACGGGAACAATTAAATCGCTGGGCTGACATTGGTCAAAAGACGCCAGCTAGTAATCCGGCTGTGAGTAAGCAAAGTCTGAAGCAAGAATATGAAAAAAGTAAAGGAAAAATCTTAATGAAATTGGCTGCTTCTCGCACAAACAGCAATCTTGGTGGTTTCTAA
- a CDS encoding hypothetical protein (conserved hypothetical protein (PF02656)) has protein sequence MSKLPKIDRQREHQANERTFLAWLRTSIALIGFGFAIARFGFFIRQLEATLINQGRGALSYLASSETLGMIFAIAGIIIIALALWNYHQHFRQIEQGDYQPNRWMITVTGLVAMVLGGLSLILMLGTRGATLREDFSQTKATPSISQRIHRKTRY, from the coding sequence ATGTCTAAACTACCCAAAATTGACCGACAACGGGAACACCAAGCCAATGAACGTACTTTTCTTGCTTGGTTACGCACTTCGATCGCCTTAATTGGCTTTGGGTTTGCGATCGCCCGTTTTGGCTTTTTTATCCGTCAACTCGAAGCAACCCTCATCAACCAGGGGAGGGGAGCCTTGTCTTATCTGGCATCTTCAGAAACCCTAGGAATGATCTTTGCGATCGCCGGAATTATAATTATTGCCCTGGCCCTATGGAACTACCACCAACATTTTCGACAGATTGAACAGGGAGACTACCAGCCTAACCGCTGGATGATTACAGTTACCGGTCTAGTGGCCATGGTTTTAGGGGGATTAAGCCTCATTTTGATGTTAGGAACTCGGGGCGCTACCCTACGAGAAGATTTTTCCCAAACAAAAGCAACCCCAAGCATTTCCCAAAGGATTCACCGCAAAACGAGGTACTAA
- a CDS encoding fibrillin: MNLKTNLLETIAGKNRGLIATEVDRANILTLVDRLEDQNPTPKPLAASTLLEGDWRLIYTTSRGILGINRFPLVQLGQVYQCIRPEVQKIYNIAEIEGIPFLEGLILVEASFTPVSDQRVNVFFNRYVIGAQRFMNYRFPKGLIEQILAGKKFFPIDVGINSQNNNGWLDITYLDEDLRIGRGNEGSVFVLSREKY; encoded by the coding sequence ATGAACCTAAAAACCAATCTCCTCGAAACCATTGCTGGTAAAAATCGCGGTTTGATCGCCACCGAGGTAGACCGTGCCAATATTCTCACCCTGGTTGACCGCCTCGAAGACCAGAATCCAACCCCAAAGCCATTGGCGGCAAGCACCCTACTGGAAGGGGATTGGCGACTTATTTACACCACAAGCAGAGGTATTTTAGGGATTAATCGTTTTCCCCTGGTGCAGTTGGGCCAAGTTTACCAATGCATCCGCCCCGAAGTGCAAAAAATCTACAATATCGCCGAAATTGAGGGCATCCCCTTTCTAGAAGGGCTGATTCTCGTAGAAGCATCTTTCACGCCAGTTTCTGACCAGCGGGTCAATGTTTTCTTTAACCGCTATGTGATTGGCGCCCAACGTTTCATGAACTATCGTTTTCCGAAGGGGCTGATCGAGCAAATATTGGCTGGGAAAAAATTTTTTCCCATCGATGTGGGGATCAATAGCCAAAATAATAATGGTTGGCTAGACATTACCTACTTAGATGAAGACTTACGCATTGGTCGGGGCAATGAAGGGAGTGTGTTCGTCCTGAGCCGGGAAAAGTATTGA
- the proB gene encoding glutamate 5-kinase, whose translation MPQTIVVKIGTSSLTDPETGMLALATIGTLVETLTRLKQMGHQVILVSSGAVGVGCGVLKRSERPKKIAEKQAIAAVGQGRLIRLYDDLFTSLQQAIAQVLLTRRDLVDRSSYLTVQEALNAMLDLGVIPIINENDTVAVDELKFGDNDTLSALVASLVNADWLVLLTDVDRLYSADPRQNPDARPIPLVSSSELFNLQVDAGSSGSQWGTGGMQTKLTAARIATSAGVRTVITQGTTPQNLLKIVNGEEIGTHFEAQPQADNARKRWIAYGLVPQGILTLDDGATQALLKNGKSLLAAGITQVEGTFNPNDPVELRTKTGQAIARGLVNYGHQDIGKIQGQHSAQIPQILGYGGADTVIHRDNLALLIAPETI comes from the coding sequence ATGCCCCAGACCATCGTCGTCAAAATCGGTACTTCTAGCTTGACTGACCCAGAGACGGGGATGTTAGCCCTGGCCACCATCGGCACTCTCGTGGAAACGTTGACCCGCCTTAAGCAGATGGGTCATCAGGTAATTTTGGTTTCTTCCGGCGCTGTGGGGGTGGGCTGTGGGGTTTTGAAACGCTCAGAACGGCCGAAAAAAATTGCGGAAAAACAGGCGATCGCCGCCGTTGGCCAGGGCCGTTTAATCCGGCTCTATGATGATCTGTTTACCAGTCTGCAACAGGCGATCGCCCAGGTCTTACTGACCCGGCGGGATTTGGTAGACCGCAGCTCCTATCTCACTGTCCAGGAAGCCCTGAATGCAATGTTAGATTTAGGCGTCATTCCCATCATCAACGAAAACGATACCGTGGCCGTTGATGAACTCAAGTTTGGCGACAATGATACCCTTTCTGCTTTGGTCGCCAGTTTGGTCAATGCCGACTGGCTCGTGCTGCTCACCGATGTGGACCGTCTTTACTCTGCCGACCCCAGACAAAACCCCGATGCTCGCCCTATTCCCCTGGTCAGCTCCAGTGAACTGTTTAACCTCCAGGTGGATGCCGGATCCAGTGGTTCCCAGTGGGGTACAGGGGGGATGCAAACGAAACTCACCGCTGCCCGCATTGCCACCAGCGCCGGGGTGCGCACGGTGATTACCCAGGGCACAACCCCCCAAAATCTCTTAAAAATCGTTAATGGCGAAGAAATCGGCACCCACTTCGAAGCCCAACCCCAAGCGGACAATGCCCGCAAACGCTGGATTGCCTATGGCCTCGTGCCCCAGGGGATTTTGACCCTCGATGATGGCGCCACCCAAGCTCTATTGAAAAATGGCAAGTCCCTTTTGGCGGCGGGGATCACCCAGGTGGAAGGCACATTTAACCCCAATGATCCGGTGGAACTAAGGACAAAAACAGGTCAGGCGATCGCTAGGGGATTGGTCAATTATGGCCACCAAGACATCGGCAAAATTCAGGGGCAACATTCCGCCCAAATCCCGCAAATTCTTGGCTATGGTGGTGCCGATACCGTCATTCATCGGGATAACCTGGCACTGCTGATCGCCCCCGAAACAATATGA
- a CDS encoding hypothetical protein (conserved hypothetical protein): MTQQASKLVIVTEKLLLKKIIKIIDAAGASGYTVVAAGGRGSRNVRSSGQPNVSEDYSNIKIEVLTANRELAQQISDQISAQFFNDYSGIIYLCNAEVLSAHKF, translated from the coding sequence ATGACCCAGCAAGCCAGCAAGCTCGTTATTGTCACAGAAAAACTACTGCTCAAAAAAATTATCAAAATCATTGATGCCGCTGGTGCAAGTGGTTACACGGTGGTTGCGGCCGGCGGGAGAGGTAGTCGTAACGTCCGTTCGTCGGGGCAGCCGAATGTTTCTGAAGATTACTCAAATATCAAAATTGAGGTACTCACCGCTAATCGAGAGCTGGCCCAACAGATTTCTGATCAGATCAGTGCTCAATTTTTTAATGATTATTCAGGCATCATTTATCTCTGTAATGCGGAGGTACTGAGCGCTCATAAATTTTAG
- a CDS encoding hypothetical protein (conserved hypothetical protein), with product MTHIAIAKEKPDWAGEDWLSRLVNRLIQTKPLYALMKQQARRVLIKTAEKNGVPWRQIVKDLEKSEAQQYFQELTKPDLGYPDYYQVPFHAYSEGNLCWQAAFEAAPATAAMALRVWKNEPLTPEVAQARLRNSFLDVLEQYLPQEVNQVLDLGCSVGISTFALLKRLQEKNPAVQMTGLDLSPYMLAVAKVQDKAQEVQWCHGKAEATDFAANHFDVVTLQFVLHELPNQATREIFQECLRILRPGGCLAIVDNNPKSPVIQGLPPALFVLMKSTEPWSDEYYTFDVESTLKQVGFDYQTTVASDPRHRTIMARKPL from the coding sequence ATGACCCACATTGCGATCGCCAAAGAAAAACCCGATTGGGCTGGGGAAGACTGGTTATCCCGCCTCGTGAACCGTCTGATCCAGACGAAGCCCCTCTATGCCCTGATGAAACAGCAAGCCCGGCGCGTCTTGATTAAAACCGCCGAAAAAAATGGTGTGCCCTGGCGACAGATTGTTAAAGATTTGGAGAAATCCGAGGCCCAGCAGTATTTTCAGGAACTGACTAAGCCTGACTTAGGGTATCCCGACTATTACCAAGTGCCTTTCCACGCCTATAGTGAAGGAAATTTATGTTGGCAAGCGGCTTTTGAAGCAGCACCGGCCACGGCGGCTATGGCCCTTAGGGTCTGGAAAAATGAACCCCTCACTCCCGAGGTCGCCCAGGCCAGACTCCGCAATAGTTTTTTAGATGTTCTAGAACAATATCTGCCCCAAGAGGTAAACCAAGTGCTTGATCTCGGTTGCTCTGTAGGTATTTCGACCTTTGCACTTTTAAAACGGCTCCAGGAAAAAAATCCGGCGGTACAGATGACGGGCCTGGATTTGTCGCCTTATATGTTGGCGGTGGCAAAGGTGCAGGATAAAGCCCAGGAGGTGCAATGGTGCCACGGCAAGGCAGAAGCAACGGATTTTGCGGCCAATCATTTTGATGTGGTGACGCTACAATTCGTTCTCCATGAACTGCCGAATCAGGCGACTCGGGAGATTTTCCAGGAATGTCTACGAATCCTGCGGCCGGGGGGCTGTTTGGCGATCGTCGATAATAATCCGAAATCGCCCGTGATCCAGGGTCTGCCGCCAGCGTTGTTTGTCTTAATGAAAAGTACTGAACCCTGGAGTGATGAGTATTACACCTTTGACGTGGAATCGACCCTCAAGCAGGTGGGTTTTGATTATCAAACCACTGTCGCCAGTGATCCGCGCCACCGCACGATCATGGCCCGCAAGCCCCTTTAA
- the nadE gene encoding NH(3)-dependent NAD(+) synthetase, with product MKIAIAQLNPTIGDLSGNAQRILAAAEQAAIANVRLLLTPELSLCGYPPRDLLLHKDFIERMQAELVALAAKIPPSVAVLVGLATPNPEAITKGEKPLHNSIALIDQGKVQHIFHKQLLPTYDVFDEDRYFEPGKQSNWFFLQPDPTAAPLKIGVTICEDLWNDDSFWGKRQYDVNPLEQLAEAGVDLIVNLSASPYTVGKQRLREGMLHHGAQRYRLPILYANQVGGNDDLIFDGGSVAFDQEGQLIGRSPSFQESLLAVDYLPEQRALSLPQGLSSSFDQAISPEYDVDEAEIFAALVLGLRDYVRKCGFSQVVLGLSGGIDSALVAAIAVEAVGADKVLGILMPSPYSSDHSIGDALALVKNLNMHHEIIPIEPAMQAFDGMLGNLFTGTAFGVAEENLQSRIRGNLLMAIANKFGHLLLSTGNKSELAVGYCTLYGDMNGGLAVIADVPKMQVFSLCEWLNRDQEIIPAQIICKPPSAELRPNQVDQDSLPPYSILDAILKRVIHRNQSVPELLAAGYDPDTVERVLKLLQRAEFKRRQAAPGLKITDRAFGTGWRMPIACYW from the coding sequence ATGAAAATTGCGATCGCCCAACTAAACCCCACCATTGGGGACTTGTCTGGTAATGCCCAGCGGATTCTGGCGGCAGCAGAGCAGGCGGCGATCGCCAATGTCCGGTTGTTGCTCACGCCAGAATTGTCCCTTTGTGGCTATCCACCCCGGGATTTGCTGCTACACAAGGATTTTATTGAACGGATGCAGGCCGAATTAGTAGCTTTGGCGGCAAAAATCCCCCCCAGTGTGGCGGTTTTGGTTGGTTTGGCGACTCCCAATCCAGAGGCAATCACCAAAGGTGAAAAACCTCTCCACAACAGCATCGCCCTCATCGATCAGGGGAAAGTCCAGCACATTTTCCATAAGCAACTACTACCCACCTACGACGTTTTTGACGAAGACCGCTATTTCGAACCAGGCAAGCAATCGAATTGGTTTTTCCTTCAACCCGATCCCACCGCTGCGCCGTTAAAAATTGGTGTCACCATCTGCGAAGATCTCTGGAACGACGACTCTTTTTGGGGCAAGCGGCAGTATGATGTAAATCCCCTGGAGCAACTCGCCGAGGCTGGGGTGGATTTAATTGTTAATTTGTCTGCTTCTCCCTATACCGTTGGTAAACAGCGCCTCCGGGAAGGGATGCTCCACCATGGGGCGCAACGGTACCGGCTGCCGATTCTCTACGCCAACCAGGTGGGGGGCAATGATGATCTTATTTTTGATGGAGGTAGTGTTGCCTTCGATCAAGAGGGTCAACTCATTGGGCGATCGCCTAGCTTTCAAGAATCCCTGCTGGCGGTGGATTATCTCCCTGAGCAACGAGCCCTCAGTCTACCCCAGGGGTTATCTAGCAGCTTTGACCAAGCCATTAGCCCCGAATATGACGTTGATGAAGCGGAAATTTTTGCGGCCCTGGTGTTGGGACTGCGGGATTATGTGCGTAAATGCGGGTTTTCCCAGGTCGTGCTGGGTCTGAGTGGTGGCATCGACTCGGCCCTGGTGGCGGCGATCGCCGTTGAAGCGGTGGGGGCAGATAAGGTTTTGGGGATTCTCATGCCTTCCCCCTACAGCTCCGACCATTCCATCGGCGATGCCCTGGCCCTGGTCAAAAATCTCAACATGCACCACGAAATCATCCCCATTGAACCCGCGATGCAAGCCTTTGATGGGATGCTGGGGAATTTATTTACAGGCACAGCCTTTGGCGTCGCCGAGGAGAATCTCCAGTCCCGCATTCGGGGAAATCTACTGATGGCGATCGCCAATAAATTCGGCCATCTCCTGCTTTCTACAGGGAATAAATCAGAGCTAGCCGTGGGCTACTGCACCCTCTATGGCGATATGAATGGTGGCCTCGCCGTGATTGCCGATGTGCCGAAAATGCAGGTTTTCAGTCTTTGCGAATGGTTAAATCGTGACCAAGAAATCATCCCCGCTCAAATCATCTGCAAACCCCCCAGCGCCGAACTGCGCCCGAACCAAGTCGATCAAGACTCTCTGCCCCCATATTCTATTTTGGATGCCATTCTGAAGCGGGTGATCCACCGCAACCAGTCCGTCCCCGAACTTTTGGCAGCAGGCTATGACCCCGATACCGTTGAACGGGTTTTAAAATTACTCCAGCGAGCGGAATTTAAACGACGTCAGGCCGCGCCTGGTCTAAAAATCACTGACCGTGCCTTTGGGACGGGGTGGCGAATGCCGATCGCCTGCTATTGGTAG
- a CDS encoding putative acetyltransferase — translation MTFIHLDHYTTGDYTPGASLLRQLLWFFLGDFLVRTRLIPLSRFKVWVLRRFGATIGRGVRIKPGVRIKFPWRLTIGDHCWLGENAWFDNLAPITLGDHVCISQDVYLCTGNHDWSDPRFKLIIRSIHIEQGSWLGARSSVAPGVTIGAGAILCLGGVAMRSLDPMTIYAGNPAIALKPRVIHDSPAD, via the coding sequence GTGACATTCATCCATCTCGATCACTACACTACCGGAGACTACACTCCCGGCGCTTCTTTGCTGCGGCAACTTTTGTGGTTTTTCCTGGGTGACTTTCTGGTGCGAACTCGCCTGATTCCTCTGTCTCGCTTTAAGGTGTGGGTATTGCGCCGCTTTGGCGCCACAATCGGCCGGGGTGTACGGATTAAACCCGGCGTTCGGATCAAATTCCCCTGGCGACTCACCATTGGTGACCACTGCTGGCTTGGTGAAAATGCCTGGTTTGATAACCTTGCCCCCATCACCCTCGGTGACCATGTTTGTATTTCCCAAGATGTTTATCTCTGCACCGGAAACCATGACTGGAGCGATCCTCGGTTTAAGCTGATCATCCGTTCCATCCACATCGAGCAAGGCAGTTGGCTTGGGGCACGGAGCAGCGTTGCCCCCGGTGTCACCATCGGTGCAGGAGCTATTCTCTGCTTGGGAGGCGTTGCCATGCGATCGCTCGACCCGATGACCATTTATGCTGGCAATCCGGCGATCGCCCTCAAACCCCGTGTTATTCACGATTCACCCGCAGACTAG